The Antarcticibacterium sp. 1MA-6-2 genome has a window encoding:
- a CDS encoding MgtC/SapB family protein, whose protein sequence is MTEAFKNINPFILGLFISMGIGLTLGLEGEYDKLKEEHGFAGIITFPIVAIIGFILGNLTAAYTPWLVIIISAAFLLFLTFSHLSVVQKHVMTGITTNMALFATLILGVMVANHLHKEAVATAVIVVTLISLKATFNTFIKNITSEELFAFIKFSIIALLILPFLPDQDYGPEGLLNPFEIGAIIVIVFFLNFIGYFLVKYVGSKRGILLTAILGGLISSTAVAWIYASRSKESPELSKKYAAGIIIASAILFPRLAILAYIFNSAILSYLAIPFTIFTLICLISALIFIKKDTDVTKTIINLGSPLNIWNALGFGGIYVVILFAVFYGNQFFGESGLYYSALIAGLADTDAITISMAKFGSLEEKFTLATNVILTATTSNMIVKLGITYFKGSKKNGKFVMLIF, encoded by the coding sequence ATGACCGAGGCCTTTAAAAATATCAACCCATTTATCCTTGGATTATTTATTAGTATGGGTATAGGTTTAACCCTTGGATTGGAAGGTGAGTACGACAAGTTGAAGGAAGAACACGGTTTTGCAGGGATAATAACCTTCCCAATTGTCGCAATCATCGGTTTTATATTAGGCAACCTTACCGCAGCTTACACACCTTGGTTGGTCATTATTATTTCGGCAGCATTTCTCTTGTTTTTGACGTTTAGTCATCTTTCTGTTGTGCAAAAACACGTAATGACTGGGATAACCACTAATATGGCATTGTTCGCTACGCTGATTTTAGGTGTTATGGTTGCCAATCATTTGCATAAGGAAGCAGTTGCCACCGCAGTTATAGTGGTTACTCTGATATCATTAAAAGCCACCTTCAATACATTCATAAAAAATATTACTTCAGAAGAGCTTTTTGCCTTTATTAAGTTTTCAATTATTGCGCTTCTTATTTTGCCTTTCTTACCAGATCAAGACTATGGGCCGGAAGGATTGCTTAACCCTTTTGAGATAGGAGCAATTATAGTGATTGTCTTTTTTCTGAATTTCATCGGCTACTTTCTTGTAAAATATGTAGGTTCTAAACGTGGTATTCTGCTCACAGCAATTTTAGGCGGATTGATTTCAAGTACCGCAGTGGCGTGGATTTATGCATCCCGAAGTAAGGAATCGCCAGAGCTCTCAAAAAAATATGCAGCTGGCATCATCATAGCTTCTGCCATACTGTTTCCAAGACTGGCAATTCTGGCCTATATTTTCAATAGTGCCATACTTTCTTATTTAGCTATTCCATTTACCATATTTACACTCATTTGTTTGATTAGTGCACTCATATTTATCAAAAAGGATACAGATGTCACAAAAACAATTATCAATCTGGGTAGTCCGCTCAATATTTGGAACGCTCTTGGGTTTGGTGGTATTTATGTGGTCATCCTGTTTGCAGTTTTTTATGGAAATCAATTTTTTGGCGAAAGCGGTTTATACTATTCAGCCCTAATCGCAGGATTGGCAGATACGGATGCGATAACTATTAGTATGGCAAAATTTGGGTCATTGGAAGAAAAATTCACGCTGGCCACCAATGTCATTTTAACAGCAACCACAAGCAATATGATTGTAAAACTAGGGATTACCTATTTCAAAGGTTCTAAAAAAAACGGAAAATTCGTGATGCTAATTTTTTGA
- a CDS encoding glycosyltransferase, producing the protein MKNHRILMVCSYPPRECGIATYSQDLIRALKRCFGSTIEIEVCALENEYCDANDYPEEVKYKIDAQELSSFFKVANKLNERDDIGMVCVQHEFGLFGGDYGGHLVAFLLKLDIPISCVFHTVLPYPDEKRTKIVQVLGDLSEKLIVLTNKSAEILESDYHIDNNKLAVIPHGTHVVLWKEKQRLKNRYGFQNKNVLSTFGLLSENKNIETALRALPKILQKFPNTVYLVIGKTHPDIIKREGESYRNALLTIVDDLDIKDHVIFINDYLELSRLLEYLSLSDVYLFSSKDPNQAVSGTFAYAMSCGTPVISTPIPHSKEYLDSSTGILLNDFEDPIAISNAVIDLLEQPLTATSMGKNAFLKMRAFSWENVAISYSGIFQDYLQHNNSLDFSLPPIKTDHIEDMTTDFGMLQFSNFSVPDTSFGYTLDDNARALIAMLMYYKKKEMTKSCD; encoded by the coding sequence ATGAAAAATCATAGAATTTTAATGGTTTGCTCATATCCTCCCCGCGAGTGCGGTATTGCTACTTATTCACAAGATTTGATACGGGCCTTGAAAAGATGCTTTGGCTCAACCATAGAGATCGAGGTTTGTGCTCTGGAAAATGAGTACTGCGACGCTAATGATTATCCAGAGGAAGTTAAATATAAAATAGATGCCCAAGAGTTAAGTTCCTTTTTCAAAGTAGCTAATAAGTTAAATGAAAGGGACGATATTGGGATGGTCTGTGTACAACACGAGTTTGGGCTGTTTGGAGGTGACTACGGTGGCCATTTAGTGGCTTTTCTGCTAAAGTTAGACATCCCTATTTCTTGTGTGTTTCATACCGTTCTTCCCTATCCAGATGAAAAAAGAACTAAAATAGTGCAAGTGTTGGGTGATCTTTCCGAGAAACTGATCGTTCTTACCAATAAATCCGCAGAAATATTAGAAAGTGATTATCATATTGATAATAACAAATTAGCTGTCATACCCCATGGCACCCATGTTGTACTATGGAAAGAAAAACAACGGCTTAAAAATAGATATGGCTTTCAAAATAAAAATGTACTCTCCACATTTGGATTATTAAGTGAGAATAAAAATATAGAAACAGCACTTCGTGCATTGCCAAAAATACTCCAAAAATTCCCTAACACAGTTTATCTGGTTATAGGCAAAACACATCCTGATATAATAAAGAGAGAAGGCGAATCATATAGAAATGCACTTTTAACAATAGTCGATGATTTAGATATTAAAGACCATGTCATTTTTATAAACGATTATTTGGAACTTTCCAGATTGTTGGAATACCTATCCTTGTCCGATGTTTACTTATTCTCATCTAAAGATCCCAACCAGGCCGTTAGCGGTACTTTTGCTTATGCCATGAGTTGCGGAACCCCTGTTATATCAACACCTATTCCCCATTCTAAAGAATACCTTGATTCCAGTACTGGTATTTTATTGAATGATTTTGAAGATCCCATAGCAATTAGTAACGCTGTTATCGATTTGTTGGAACAACCGCTAACAGCAACATCAATGGGAAAAAATGCTTTTCTTAAAATGCGTGCTTTTAGTTGGGAAAATGTAGCCATTTCCTATTCCGGTATTTTTCAGGATTATTTGCAACATAATAATTCTTTGGATTTTAGTTTACCACCCATAAAAACAGACCATATTGAAGATATGACTACTGACTTTGGGATGCTTCAATTTTCAAATTTTAGTGTCCCGGATACGTCTTTTGGTTATACACTTGATGATAATGCAAGGGCTCTTATAGCAATGCTTATGTATTATAAGAAAAAAGAAATGACAAAGTCCTGCGACTAA
- a CDS encoding pesticidal protein Cry7Aa, whose product MEHTHQINTRIPIEKKGILLSPTKLKFESNGVLNPGIFQEGEEVHIFYRAVEDGNYSTIGYAKTNEHLDLIERKSSPLITRDFDYEKHGVEDARIVKIEDIYYLTYTAYDGFNAMGALATSKDLKHFEKKGIITPFITYKEYKYHLEHCNQERLNPKYYYYYNLFAQIGLADEKHRYLRDKDIVLFPKKINGKFVMLHRIWPGIQIVQFEKWENLTKEFWENHIKNLHDHILIDPFYDFEVNYLGAGCPPIETKDGWLMIYHGVCETHIGKTYHAAAALLDIEDPIKVIGRLPYPLFSPTEEWELLGVVDHVVFPTGTALFGDDLHIYYGAADKHTAVAKVSLQLLLNELKKTAIS is encoded by the coding sequence ATGGAACATACACATCAAATTAATACCAGAATACCCATAGAGAAAAAAGGGATACTGCTCAGTCCCACTAAATTGAAATTTGAGAGCAATGGGGTTTTAAACCCTGGAATATTTCAAGAAGGTGAAGAGGTGCATATCTTTTACCGTGCGGTGGAAGATGGCAATTACTCTACCATTGGATATGCCAAAACCAATGAGCATTTAGATCTCATAGAAAGGAAATCAAGCCCGTTAATAACTCGTGATTTTGATTATGAAAAACATGGTGTGGAAGATGCTCGTATTGTTAAAATTGAAGATATCTATTATTTAACTTATACAGCTTATGACGGGTTCAATGCCATGGGTGCTTTGGCAACTTCAAAAGACCTGAAACATTTTGAGAAAAAGGGGATAATCACACCATTCATTACCTACAAAGAATATAAATACCATTTGGAGCATTGTAATCAGGAAAGATTGAATCCAAAGTATTATTATTACTACAACTTGTTTGCACAAATTGGATTGGCAGATGAAAAACATAGGTATCTGAGGGATAAGGACATTGTCCTGTTCCCCAAAAAAATCAACGGTAAATTTGTAATGCTCCACCGTATATGGCCAGGAATACAAATAGTACAGTTTGAAAAGTGGGAAAACCTTACCAAAGAATTTTGGGAAAATCATATAAAGAACCTTCACGATCATATTCTTATAGATCCGTTCTACGATTTTGAAGTGAATTATCTCGGTGCCGGATGCCCTCCCATAGAAACAAAGGATGGTTGGCTGATGATTTACCACGGAGTTTGTGAAACCCACATTGGAAAGACTTATCACGCCGCCGCTGCGTTACTGGATATTGAAGACCCTATAAAAGTAATTGGGCGATTGCCCTATCCCTTATTTTCCCCTACCGAAGAATGGGAACTGCTTGGTGTTGTAGATCATGTAGTATTTCCTACCGGGACCGCATTGTTCGGGGACGACCTTCATATCTATTATGGAGCGGCCGACAAACATACGGCGGTAGCTAAAGTAAGCCTACAACTATTATTGAATGAATTAAAAAAAACAGCTATATCATGA
- a CDS encoding phosphomannose isomerase type II C-terminal cupin domain: MKTYIEERPWGNFERFTHNEISTVKILTVNPNEELSLQFHHNREEFWRVIDGTGTFVIGDNTKVGHKGDEFFIPKETVHQIKTSDSSVSVLEIAFGNFDENDIVRLKDKYNREDPK; this comes from the coding sequence ATGAAAACATACATAGAGGAAAGACCTTGGGGAAACTTTGAACGCTTTACCCATAACGAGATTAGCACCGTAAAAATACTTACGGTTAATCCAAACGAAGAGCTAAGTCTACAGTTTCACCATAACAGGGAAGAATTCTGGAGAGTAATAGATGGAACGGGAACTTTCGTAATTGGCGACAATACCAAAGTTGGCCATAAAGGGGACGAATTTTTTATCCCGAAGGAAACCGTACATCAAATAAAAACATCTGATTCTTCTGTAAGTGTACTTGAAATTGCTTTTGGAAATTTTGATGAAAACGATATTGTCAGGCTAAAGGACAAATACAACAGGGAAGACCCCAAATAA
- a CDS encoding ATP-dependent 6-phosphofructokinase → MNKKIKNIGLFTSGGDSPGMNAALYGIAKVAEINGIKITGILKGYEGMINGDFSPLKSSDLKKMVHRGGTLLKTARSKRFLTIEGRKLALKHLQENNIDALIAIGGDGTFKGLLTFSEICDIPFIGIPGTIDNDISGTDYTLGFDSAVNTAIENIDKIKDTAESHNRVFIVEVMGRDSGYIAIHSGLTTGADAILIPESGKDFIYLLDKVKNYDSEDAFLVVVSEGDEIGAELVSSKIKEVNPNVDLRITKLGHVQRGGNPSALDRMLGIRLGVEAVKSLLQSKKNVMVGILNNQLHLTPFNEVVKQHQVNKELHELLELFGK, encoded by the coding sequence ATGAATAAGAAAATTAAAAATATCGGGTTGTTTACTTCTGGGGGTGATTCGCCGGGAATGAACGCGGCCTTATATGGAATTGCTAAAGTGGCAGAGATAAATGGGATTAAAATTACCGGGATTCTAAAAGGTTACGAGGGAATGATTAATGGTGATTTTTCACCTCTTAAGAGCAGTGACTTAAAAAAAATGGTGCATAGGGGCGGAACATTACTTAAGACTGCCAGAAGTAAGAGATTTCTAACTATAGAAGGCAGGAAATTGGCCTTGAAACACCTACAGGAAAATAACATAGATGCCCTGATTGCCATTGGTGGCGATGGCACATTTAAAGGACTACTTACTTTTTCAGAAATATGCGACATTCCGTTTATCGGCATTCCTGGTACTATAGATAATGATATTTCAGGAACAGATTATACCCTTGGTTTTGATTCCGCAGTAAATACAGCCATTGAGAATATTGATAAAATAAAGGACACTGCGGAATCTCACAATCGGGTATTCATTGTGGAAGTAATGGGCAGGGATTCTGGCTACATCGCCATTCATTCAGGACTTACCACAGGAGCAGATGCCATTTTAATTCCCGAGAGTGGAAAGGACTTTATTTATCTATTGGATAAGGTTAAAAATTACGATAGCGAAGATGCTTTTCTTGTCGTGGTTTCAGAAGGCGATGAAATAGGTGCCGAACTTGTTTCTTCAAAAATAAAGGAAGTCAACCCCAATGTCGATTTACGAATTACAAAACTTGGGCACGTACAGCGTGGTGGAAATCCTTCTGCTTTAGATAGGATGTTGGGTATTAGGCTTGGGGTGGAAGCCGTAAAATCACTTTTACAAAGTAAAAAGAATGTAATGGTCGGGATTTTAAACAATCAATTGCACTTAACCCCTTTTAATGAAGTGGTCAAACAACATCAGGTCAATAAAGAATTGCACGAACTCTTAGAACTATTTGGAAAATAA
- a CDS encoding class I fructose-bisphosphate aldolase — MDTYKNIVDHLGDKASFYLEYVSKKITKDELQLPGKNFIDNVFLKSNRNPQVLRSLSQLYNHGNLVGSGYLSILPVDQGIEHSAAFSFYKNPDYFDPENIIKLAIEAGCNGVASTFGVLGLNARKYAHKIPFIVKINHNELLTYPNKYDQTLFGKVKSAWDMGAVAIGATIYFGSAESNRQFKEIAEAFEEAHNLGMATILWCYTRNEAFKTNKEDYHAAADLTGQANHLGVTIQADIIKQKLPTNNFGFKEIGFGKYDDKMYKTLTTDHPIDLCRLQVANCYMGKIGLINSGGGSKGESDLVEAITTAVINKRAGGSGLIMGRKAFQKPFNKGIELLQTVQQVYLEKSISVA; from the coding sequence ATGGACACATATAAAAACATAGTAGATCATTTAGGGGATAAAGCTTCCTTTTACCTTGAGTACGTTAGTAAAAAAATTACGAAAGATGAATTACAGCTACCTGGCAAAAACTTTATCGATAATGTATTTTTGAAAAGTAATCGTAATCCACAGGTTCTTCGTAGCCTTTCCCAATTATACAATCACGGCAACCTGGTAGGAAGTGGTTATTTAAGTATCCTTCCTGTGGACCAGGGTATTGAGCATAGCGCAGCATTTTCATTCTATAAAAACCCGGATTATTTTGACCCGGAAAATATTATAAAACTTGCTATTGAAGCTGGTTGTAATGGTGTGGCATCCACGTTTGGGGTTTTGGGTTTGAACGCCCGAAAATATGCCCATAAAATCCCTTTTATCGTAAAAATTAATCACAATGAGTTGCTCACCTATCCAAATAAATATGACCAAACACTTTTTGGTAAGGTAAAATCGGCCTGGGATATGGGAGCGGTTGCTATTGGCGCTACCATTTATTTTGGTTCAGCGGAGAGTAACAGACAGTTTAAAGAAATTGCTGAAGCTTTTGAAGAAGCCCACAATTTGGGAATGGCCACCATCTTATGGTGCTATACACGGAACGAGGCATTTAAAACCAACAAGGAAGATTATCACGCAGCTGCCGATTTAACCGGGCAGGCAAACCATTTGGGTGTTACTATTCAAGCAGACATCATCAAACAAAAATTACCCACCAATAATTTTGGTTTCAAAGAGATAGGATTTGGAAAATATGATGATAAAATGTATAAAACCCTCACAACCGACCACCCTATTGACTTATGTCGATTGCAAGTAGCAAACTGCTATATGGGCAAAATAGGACTGATTAATTCAGGAGGTGGGTCCAAAGGTGAATCTGATTTAGTTGAGGCGATAACAACTGCCGTCATCAATAAAAGAGCTGGTGGTTCTGGTTTGATAATGGGAAGAAAGGCATTTCAAAAACCTTTCAATAAGGGGATTGAGTTATTGCAAACCGTGCAACAAGTTTATTTGGAAAAAAGCATATCGGTAGCTTAA
- a CDS encoding type II glyceraldehyde-3-phosphate dehydrogenase, with protein sequence MKSIAVIGYGVIGKRVADAINLQEDMKLSGVCDIITDWRIQNAVRKEYDIYAATQEAEGKMKSEGISVKGNLQELLKKSDLVVDCTPKKIAAQNVAIYKEQNIKFIVQGGEKHETTGHSFSAENNYKSALNLNATRVVSCNTTSILRTLTALKRADLLDYARGTLLRRATDPWESHLGGIMNTMVPEKDIPSHQGPDAKSVDPELDVITAAVKVPETLSHMHYWNVKLKKKANKEEVLKAFKTSSRIKLIQYDQGLVSNNTIKEMFLDMGRPWGDMYEVALWEDMLKVQGDELFYAYVVDNQAIVIPETIDAIRALTGIEMDGAKSITRTNKTLGIN encoded by the coding sequence ATGAAAAGTATAGCAGTTATAGGTTACGGAGTCATTGGAAAAAGGGTGGCAGATGCCATCAACCTACAAGAAGATATGAAGCTTTCGGGAGTATGCGATATCATTACCGACTGGCGAATTCAAAATGCCGTAAGAAAGGAATACGATATTTATGCAGCTACCCAGGAAGCTGAAGGTAAAATGAAATCCGAAGGAATTTCAGTAAAAGGAAATTTACAGGAGCTTTTAAAGAAATCAGACCTGGTTGTTGATTGTACACCCAAAAAGATTGCCGCTCAAAATGTGGCTATCTACAAGGAGCAAAACATCAAATTTATTGTACAAGGAGGTGAAAAACACGAAACTACAGGTCATTCCTTTAGTGCTGAAAATAATTACAAATCGGCTTTAAACTTGAATGCGACAAGAGTGGTTTCCTGTAATACTACGTCTATTTTAAGAACCTTGACCGCTTTAAAAAGAGCCGATTTATTGGATTATGCCAGAGGAACCCTCTTAAGAAGAGCTACAGATCCCTGGGAAAGTCATTTAGGTGGTATTATGAATACAATGGTTCCCGAAAAAGATATCCCAAGCCATCAAGGTCCAGATGCTAAAAGTGTAGATCCAGAATTGGATGTCATCACCGCAGCGGTAAAGGTACCCGAAACCTTAAGCCATATGCATTATTGGAATGTGAAATTAAAGAAAAAAGCGAATAAAGAAGAAGTGCTAAAAGCCTTCAAGACGTCGAGCCGTATTAAATTAATTCAATATGACCAGGGTCTGGTTTCTAACAATACCATTAAGGAAATGTTCTTGGATATGGGAAGGCCGTGGGGCGATATGTACGAAGTGGCTCTTTGGGAAGATATGCTGAAAGTACAGGGAGACGAACTTTTTTACGCTTATGTAGTCGATAACCAAGCCATTGTTATACCAGAGACCATAGATGCCATTAGGGCACTTACCGGAATTGAAATGGATGGGGCAAAATCCATTACCAGAACAAATAAAACCTTGGGAATTAATTAA
- a CDS encoding NAD(P)/FAD-dependent oxidoreductase, translated as MKNNKASDNTTEAACKVTDDICLPDSNLPRVVIIGGGFAGLALVEKLKHKEVQVVLFDKNNFHQFQPLFYQVATSALEPDSIVFPFRKQFRGYKNVIFRLAEVEEIQSSSNILITSRGKIHYDYLVLATGTTTNFFGMDSVAQNSLGMKDIRDSLNIRHMMLQNLEQAAITCDDDERDALTNFVIVGGGPAGVEMAGALAEFRKYILPKDYPEYPASIMNIYLIEAIDELLSTMSDKASSKTLKYLKGLNVKVLFNESVSDYDGSEVTTKSGKKILAKNLIWTAGVKGQFPKGVDEKHVVKGNRIKTDAYLRVEGFENIFAIGDIAAMITTDTPKGHPQVAQTAIQQGKYLGESLLEFTKNKHKKPFQYKDKGSLATVGKRKAVADLGKFKFTGYSAWLLWSVVHLLSISGFRNKLMVGFNWAVSYFTYEKSNRLIIRNFNSKSLVDNTEE; from the coding sequence ATGAAGAATAATAAAGCATCGGACAATACGACAGAAGCTGCCTGCAAGGTAACAGATGATATCTGCCTGCCAGATTCCAACTTACCACGGGTAGTTATCATTGGTGGAGGATTTGCAGGTCTGGCATTGGTTGAAAAACTGAAACACAAAGAGGTGCAGGTTGTATTGTTTGATAAAAACAACTTCCATCAGTTTCAGCCTTTGTTCTATCAAGTGGCCACGAGTGCTTTGGAGCCAGACAGTATTGTTTTTCCATTCAGAAAACAATTTCGTGGTTATAAGAATGTAATATTTCGTTTGGCCGAAGTCGAGGAAATTCAATCCTCATCAAATATATTAATAACTTCCAGAGGAAAAATCCACTACGACTATCTTGTACTTGCAACTGGTACGACCACTAATTTTTTTGGTATGGATTCCGTAGCCCAAAACAGTTTGGGGATGAAGGATATTCGCGATTCCCTCAATATCCGTCATATGATGTTGCAAAATCTGGAACAAGCAGCGATTACCTGTGATGATGATGAACGGGATGCCCTAACAAATTTCGTTATCGTTGGAGGTGGTCCTGCTGGCGTGGAAATGGCAGGGGCTTTAGCTGAATTTCGTAAATATATTCTACCCAAAGATTACCCAGAATACCCTGCTTCCATTATGAACATTTACTTAATAGAAGCTATTGACGAGTTGTTAAGTACAATGTCAGACAAAGCATCATCAAAAACTTTAAAGTATTTAAAAGGCTTGAATGTAAAAGTACTATTCAATGAGTCGGTAAGTGATTATGACGGTTCAGAGGTTACTACAAAAAGCGGAAAGAAAATTTTAGCAAAAAACCTCATCTGGACAGCTGGCGTAAAAGGTCAATTCCCAAAAGGTGTCGATGAAAAACACGTGGTAAAAGGCAACCGGATTAAAACCGATGCTTATTTGAGAGTAGAAGGTTTTGAAAACATTTTTGCCATAGGTGACATAGCGGCTATGATTACCACAGACACACCAAAAGGACATCCGCAAGTAGCGCAAACAGCAATTCAACAAGGCAAATATCTTGGGGAATCCTTATTGGAATTTACGAAAAACAAGCACAAAAAACCTTTTCAATATAAAGACAAAGGTTCCTTGGCCACCGTAGGAAAGCGTAAGGCAGTAGCAGATTTGGGCAAGTTTAAATTTACAGGTTATTCCGCTTGGTTACTTTGGTCAGTTGTACACTTATTATCCATAAGTGGATTTAGAAACAAATTGATGGTTGGCTTTAATTGGGCGGTAAGCTATTTCACCTACGAAAAGAGCAACCGCCTGATTATTAGAAATTTTAATTCAAAATCATTAGTCGATAATACAGAAGAATAA
- a CDS encoding helix-turn-helix domain-containing protein — protein sequence MRKDLTKIKIIFIHLLLGAGIFYFLVHPFTMVLYWFEFSDTAFSISLFQDVLKQRFLESFTFDMRGMGGLLTLLGIVSGLLWINLKRKNELIGTQQRLLVRDIEELIESDENERVEFKSFINYDYYRKTTNKELELVIAKTITGFMNAKGGKLIIGVDDEGNILGLEKDYKSLKHKNKDGH from the coding sequence TTGAGAAAGGATTTGACGAAAATTAAGATCATTTTTATTCATTTACTATTGGGTGCAGGCATTTTTTATTTCCTGGTACACCCCTTTACAATGGTGCTTTATTGGTTTGAATTTAGCGACACAGCCTTTTCAATTTCCTTGTTCCAGGATGTTTTAAAACAACGTTTTTTAGAGTCCTTCACTTTCGATATGCGGGGAATGGGTGGCCTTTTAACTTTATTGGGAATAGTTTCTGGTTTGTTATGGATAAACCTTAAAAGGAAAAATGAACTCATTGGAACACAACAACGGCTGCTTGTTCGTGATATTGAAGAATTAATTGAGTCGGACGAAAATGAACGGGTAGAATTTAAGTCTTTCATAAATTATGACTATTACCGCAAAACAACCAATAAGGAACTGGAACTGGTCATTGCCAAAACCATCACAGGTTTTATGAATGCTAAGGGTGGTAAATTAATTATTGGTGTTGATGATGAGGGAAATATACTGGGGCTCGAAAAGGATTATAAATCCCTTAAACATAAGAATAAAGATGGCCACTAG
- a CDS encoding DUF5676 family membrane protein gives MYRLNVKKFGFALGLTGALIYLGCMIVMATAGQGGSITFFNSLVHGLDVTSIIRMDVPLWEASLGIVQIFILGWLIGACIAAFYNAQIKNK, from the coding sequence ATGTATCGATTAAATGTAAAAAAATTCGGTTTTGCCCTCGGTCTAACTGGAGCCTTGATATATCTGGGCTGTATGATCGTAATGGCTACAGCCGGACAAGGAGGATCCATAACATTTTTTAATAGCCTTGTGCACGGATTGGATGTTACCAGTATTATTAGAATGGATGTTCCTTTATGGGAAGCCAGTTTGGGAATTGTACAGATATTCATTTTAGGATGGCTTATAGGTGCCTGTATAGCGGCTTTTTATAATGCGCAAATTAAAAACAAATAA
- a CDS encoding SHOCT domain-containing protein, translating into MHYYDGTFGGMHLIWWFIWLAFIIWIFFIPTDIPYQRTKEEKPLDILKNRFAKGEISKEEYEKSKKLLNSGN; encoded by the coding sequence ATGCACTATTACGACGGAACTTTTGGAGGTATGCACCTTATTTGGTGGTTTATCTGGTTAGCATTTATTATATGGATTTTCTTTATCCCAACAGATATTCCCTACCAAAGAACAAAAGAAGAAAAGCCATTGGACATCCTAAAAAATAGGTTTGCCAAGGGCGAAATTTCAAAGGAAGAATACGAAAAATCGAAGAAATTATTAAACTCAGGTAACTAA
- a CDS encoding heavy-metal-associated domain-containing protein: MKRKFQINGISCGGCVNRVKKVLEALPAVEKTEVFLNPKGATIITMKETLTVDELQKQLDNIEGYTIEEIKK; encoded by the coding sequence ATGAAACGAAAATTTCAAATTAATGGCATCAGTTGCGGTGGATGCGTTAACAGGGTTAAGAAAGTTTTAGAGGCGCTCCCAGCTGTGGAAAAAACAGAAGTTTTTCTGAACCCAAAAGGAGCCACAATTATCACAATGAAGGAAACCCTAACAGTTGATGAACTACAAAAGCAACTAGACAACATAGAGGGCTATACTATTGAAGAAATTAAAAAATAA
- a CDS encoding HYC_CC_PP family protein produces the protein MKLLSILLSLIVLFATSSITVDMHYCSDKLVDFAFNQKSKSCNGEIKIEKFAEDTCCFGVSIRKAAQKDLKISSLSFEITAGFGIIPFSPLFGTPILPGKYVPSIRHIPPLVKKDYQVLFEVFLI, from the coding sequence ATGAAACTACTTTCTATTCTTCTTTCGCTGATTGTACTGTTTGCAACATCCTCAATTACTGTGGATATGCATTATTGCAGCGATAAGCTGGTAGATTTTGCATTTAACCAAAAATCTAAGAGTTGCAATGGGGAGATTAAAATCGAAAAATTTGCTGAAGATACCTGTTGTTTTGGTGTAAGTATCCGGAAGGCGGCTCAGAAAGATTTAAAAATCTCCTCACTTTCATTTGAAATTACAGCTGGTTTTGGAATTATTCCTTTCTCTCCTCTTTTTGGAACGCCAATTCTTCCGGGAAAATACGTGCCTTCCATTAGGCATATCCCACCTTTAGTAAAAAAAGACTACCAGGTATTGTTTGAAGTATTTTTGATTTAG